A window of Gallus gallus isolate bGalGal1 chromosome 3, bGalGal1.mat.broiler.GRCg7b, whole genome shotgun sequence genomic DNA:
ACTCGTGCGAGCATGAGAAGAGGACCCACCAGGGCTAACGCTCACCACCTTCTTCTCCATCTTCCCCCACAGGCGTTGCCCTCCATCCAGATTCCAGTGTCCCCACACATCTTCACCAGCATCAGCTGGGCCACTGCCACCTCGACTCTCCCGTCCCTGTCGCCGGTGAGTCCTCATCCTTTCTCCCTGAGTTTTTGGGAGTTCCCAGGCTCCCTACTGGCTGTAGACATCCTCAGCCTTATCCCACATGGCCCTCAATGTCCCCGCAGGTGCGGAGCCGGTCGCTCAGCTTCAGTGAACCCCAACCTCCCACACCGATGCTCAAGTCCCACCTGATCGTCGCCTCGCCGCCCCGCGTGCCCCTCGGCACCAGGTGAGGCCCTCACTGTGCAAAGCACACCCTGAGCAATGGAGATGCGTTCCTGCATGTCAACCAAATGACGCTCGAGGCGTAGCAGGGACACAAATCTCTGAAGCTTTGCAATATTGGGtacattttctgttcctttgccCCTTTGCAGGAAAGTCCGTGGTGAAGCCAAGAAGTGCCGTAAGGTGTACGGCATCGAGCACCGGGACCAGTGGTGCACAGCTTGCCGGTGGAAAAAAGCCTGCCAGCGCTTCCTGGACTGAGCATGGCCCTGCAGtgccacctccctccctgctcctgcccgAGGAGCACTGGAGTCCCTCACTGCTGCACCCAGGGACCTTGGAGGCACCTCCTGGGACTCCAGAAGAGCCCTCCAGAGCTGCGTGTAAATTCCTCCTCCTGTATATTGTACATCAGCTGGGTTTGCTCGTttcgtttttgttttgttttgttttttaacactttttttttccaaatctgtttttttttttttttttctaaacgtGAAGAATATCTCCTGTTCATACAGTTTAAAAACTGGGCCTAGGAGGAGGAGGCCATGGCTCGGTGCTCGGGGGACGTTGCAGGTGATCTGGGGACCAAAGAGCTCCCTGCATTGCCCAGGTCAGCGCTAGGATCTCccgagctgctgcagtgcagccagggCAAGGTGTCGAGGCAGCTTCCCCTGTCCCTTCACTGTCTATGAAGTGCAAATCCCTCGTGTCCTGGAAGGGACGGCATCAAGAGCTCTTGCAGCTTTAAAAGCACGAGGCAGGGCTGGTTCTCCTGGCGGCAGATGCAGGTTTCTCTCCTCGTTGCCTCATGGATGTGCTCTTTGCTCGCTCTGCAGCTGGAGCCTGCACGTGTCTCTGCTTCCACTTTGTCCGTTTTGGAGGCACCTGGGGGAAAAGCCTCTTTAATCAGGAAAGCTTTGAGagcttttaaagcaaaagcaggTATTCCTTCTCCTTTTAGGCTTTGTACATCTGCTTAGTTCCGTGAAAAACCACGTCGTGGCCCTCACTGTGTCTTCCAAAAGCAGGCTGAGAGCAAATGCTTgtttggctgtttgtttttaaatgaagaaatcttCCTGATTTCACCAGCAGCTGGCAAGCTGGGAGGACTGGGAAGAGCTTTCCCTCAGCATCACAGGATGGGCCCCAGTTTGGCAAACGATCTTAACATTTGCTTTTTGCACCCCATTGGCAGAGGGCAGGTCTGTGTCctggatattttttcttctttgtttttgctgcatttttgaTAATCGCAGCCCGTAAGGCACAACCAGGAGTGATCCCTGCACAAGGCTCGAGCCTGGGCTGATATTCAGGGCAGTGCAATGTGACAAAAACTGCCTTCAAAGGGTAAATTCTGTGGCTGGGAGAGCATGGTTTTGCTGCTGGATGGATGCACGCCCTGCTGGTGCTCTGGCATAGATGTATACATGTAATACTGGTGCTTGTCAACCTCTTCTTTGTAGTTTTGTATATCTAAACAGCATCTCGTTCCAGAACCTGATCTTTGGTACCAAATGGGTGGATTCAGAATCGGAAAGCAGGAGCAAAACTCCCCCAGGCTGCATCCCAAGTGTGTCCATGCAGGTCTGATTCAAAGCCTATGATTTTttcctggagagcagctggcTCAGGATCACATCCCTCATGGGGCTGCCATGCTGGGAAAAgccctttcccctctcccacTGCCATCAGCCATCCCCACAGCTGTCTATTGCAGGAACAGCTCTGCAGGTTCACGCTTTGCATCCTGGTAGCAGTGGGTTGCGTGTTGGGGTTATTGCACTGCTCAAAAGTAGGAATttattcttgatttttattttttatttaggaaaaaaaaaccaaaacaaaacaacaacaacaaaagagccCCTGGGGCATTTGCTACCGTTTGGattgcagagctggcagcacccAAGCTTGCTGCtggtccctgcagcagcacagacggGTTTCTGTGATGCTGAAGGCGCAGGTCGCTCAGAGTATGGAGATAATAATTAACAAAAAGGATTGGTTGTGGTTCCCTCAGACCTTGTGCCTTTTCCTCCCACGACTCAGACCCAGAagttttcccttcctgcttttcttgtCCTTTCTGCCCCCGATCAGAGTGACCCCGTTTGGGTCCCCGTCGCTCAGGAAATGTCACACAAGCCATGTGGGGGTGTCACCCCCCTGGGGCTTTGTTCCCCAAACCAGGGTGTAGCGTCTGACAATCCGCACTGCTCCCCCTCACCACCACCCCTACCCCCTTCTGTAGTCAGTCATATTTTTTTCACGGATGGGAACTTGAATTTCTGCAAATGGAAATGAGAAtaactttctgctttctgttaaaggtgatttttatattaaaaataggaagagaaaaaaaaaaaagataggaatGGCTCTGGAATGAGTGGCTGAATGCCCGCTGAGTCGAGGGCACGGTGGGACCCCTGAGATGTGGGGGTGCAGTGCCTCCCTCCGCAGCCAATAGCACTTACAGCCCCAGGGTCACCCTGCGCAGGGCTGTTCTGTGCTGGTGGTGTTCACCCAGGGGTGCACACAGCTTTATTTCCTGAGGGCTTTTGCGGTACGGATTTTAATGGGACAAAACTGTCCTTTTGCTCCtggctttcttttatttcaatttcGGAGtactttggatttttttttttacactttaaaaaggaaaaagcttgtATGAAAAGCTGCAATGACAGTAGGTGTTGTGTCGTttcttcaaggccaggctggatgtggctctgggcagcctggtctgctggttggcgaccctgcacatagcaggggggttgaaactcaatgatctttgaggtcctttgcaacccaggccattctatgattctatggtgtcccatttctttgttgtttttccccctttcccatcTCTTCGTTATTTCTTCACCGATTTGGTCTCACCAAactccatcccccccccaccgtGGGTAACCCCGACTACAAGCTCAGCTTGGAGACATCTCCCACTCCAGCTGTCTGCcgtgtgtatgtatgtaaataGGAACCTCTTAATTGGGCACTAATTGGAGGCTGCTCTCCTTTTCCAGCCCCGCTGACACCCGGAGTGGGCGCAGGGTGACCCCACGCTGTCACCGTGCCCCGCTGCCATTGGGTGATGCTGGGGGTGGTGACAGGCGGTGGTGGCACGGGGAGGGGTTCAGGGATGCTCAtccctgtgctcccacaggaCCCCACTGCCCGGCCGGGCTGGGAGGACGTTATCTTCTGTCTTGGAGCTTTTCTCGGCTGTCTTccaagtattatttttattgtaaaaaacaaaaaaacaaaaaacaaaaaaatatgaaaaaaaaattaaaaaaaaaaaacgcaaatgtgaaatgtaatttttacaGCAGCgatatgaaatatattttataagaaataaagaaaagaaaagttgcCTGGTAGCTCGCCGGCTGCGCCTGGTCTTTGCGCCGCGTGTCCCCGCGCCCTGCAGTGGAGCTGGAGGCTCTCTCTGCCCCCTGCACGGTTCCATCCCCGTGGCACAACTGCTTGTGGCACCACTAGGTAGCAGTGTCTGCCCACCGATGGtgcctccttcctcttctgttgGTTTTCCTCCTCATAAAGCCCGGTCCTTCGAGTTTTCAAGCTGGAAGCTGCAAGGAGAGGTGGATGTGCGCAGAACCCGGTGGGTTTCCGGACCCGTGTCCTGTGCAGAGCCCTCACAATGGGACTGCCCAGCtcaggagctgcctgctggtgcaGAAAGCCTGAGCACTACGcatgcacagtgcagtgcaCAAAGCCTCAGTGCTGTTTATGAGGGcggacagtgataggacaggaatggttttaaactgagacaggggatgtttaggttggatattaggaggaagtttttcacccagagggtggtgacgcactgaacgggttgcccaaggaggctgtggatgccccatccctggaggcattcaaggccaggctggatgtggctctgggcagcctggtctgctggttggtgaccctgcacatagcagggggttgaaaccagatggtcattgtggtccttttcaacccaggccattctatgattctatgagtaaTTCCATGTTTTTGCAGAAGGAGATGGACAGGGAGAAAAGGATGGGAGGAGAGCTGACGAGGACCAGTCCCACCAAGGGGCCTGGGCACCCCTGGTCCCAACCGCTGTGTTTCCATTGGGAAAGCCTTGCAGTGGAAATGGAAGCTGGCATCGTGTGGCACCTGTAGGGGACAAATGCTGCCTGGCATCCGCTCCTGGGGGCACTGAATAAAGCCCCCAAGATCCCCTCCTGTGTTGCAGGGTGGGGACATCACTGCAGCGAGCCGCCACAGTCTCAGCCCAGACCTTGGTGTGTCCCCATTGCGTTATTTCCAGCTTCTTCGGGTGCATCCCCTCTCTGTCTTAAGCTCTGAAGTGCTCCTTTATTCCCCCAGTTAACACCCCCCAGTCTATCCCTTTTTGAGTGAAGGGCTGCCAGGCACACACGCAATGGGGTGACCCCCCTGCCacgctgctgcagcccatgcaAGGGGAGACCTCAGCTGggccccagggctggcagcagggcaagCGCTGTCCCAAGTGACGGTCGCCAGTCGCACTGATATCGTAGAAACAGTAAACTAATTTATTAATCCTTTTGCTATGTACAAGTTTAATGGAGAAAACTTTGtatgaaacaattaaaaagaacGGGGAGAGGgttgagactttttttttttttttttttttttttttgctgcgTTTTGTTATGTGggttcttctgttgttttctttttgtgggggtatttattatcattatcattattattattgttaccATCATTATTTTGTACAAAGGGTGAGACCCGGGCTGCGGCGGTGGGACGGCAGCGGGGACGCGATACATGCCGGGGGGGACACGACGAAAACACACGCTGCGATGCTGAGCAAAGAAGTCAACCCCGGAGTCCATAGAAAACCTCAAGGAAAGCACtcaaaaaaatagtaattaacCCCCCAGAAATAAATTACgtcattttaaatgagaaaagattaaaaaacgaaacaaaaaaaacaaaacaaaacaaaaaaaaaccccatttgCAGGTTCTTTCTGAGTGCTGGGTCATGCTCTGTGGTCCCTTTTTGGAACCGAGCCACGGTGGGATGCAAACCCCAAATGCTGGGGGTAAATCCTGGGGGGAACCCCCGAGGGGGCACAGAATGCTGGGAGGGGATGCCCAAAAGCCACTTGAGAGGGggaatgaaacaaaaacttttttagTCACTATTTTCCCACGTTGGGTGTTGCCAATGGCCAAGCGGGACGCGAATTTTGCCAAAATCCCATTATTTTTGGTGTCGTTTTGGGGCGGTGGTCCCCCCCAATCCCCACAGTCCTCTGCCCCGCTCCCCACCCGCCCCACGACTCCTCGCTCCGGCGGTGGCCTCATCCTTTCCCGTCCTGGCTTAAATTGCACCCGGTTGGCTGCTCTcgagaagggagaaaaatgatttcGGGACGCGTGCGAGTCTGAAGCGCTTTGGGGTCCGTCAGAGAGAGGTTGGAGGCTGCTTGGGTGGACAGGAGCAGGGTTTAATTTTGCCTGTGCCTGGCGGAAGGTGCCGGGACGCGGTGCCGGAAcgctacaaaaacaaaaacaaaaacaaaacaaaacagaaaaaataaaaataataataataaaaaaaaataataataatagttgCAGCTGAGAGCAGTGCAAGAGAGGGGCCGGGATGCTCAGTCCCGGGATGCTCTGCCCCAAGATGCTCTGCTCCGGGATGCTCTGACCCAGGATGCTCTGccctgggggctgcggggctggggcCGAATCCCCTGGTTTTGGGGAGATGcttcacagcaaaaaaacaaaaacaaaaacaaccaaccaaccaaacaaacaaaaggcaaaaaaaaaaaaaaaaaaaaaaaaaggacggGGGGGGGAATGAAAAATTCTACTAAATTTCACTGTTAGGGGGTGtgggtgggtatggggtgggggctcGGAGCATCCCGGCACTATTTCCTGGGGCCGGGGGGATGCTCCCTGCTCACCACTCCAATGCAATGCTTTGGGGAAGAGTCATTTCTAGAAGCAAaaggtttggttttatttggccttttttctgtttgtttttatttaatgggAGGAGGGGGCTGAAACATTCTGCACACTTTTATGGTCTTGGGGACAAACCCCTTTTGCCTAACATCACAATGTGACCTACGGCAAAGGGATATTTCTGGGGTGTCACTGAGATAGGGACTCAGAGCCCAGCCTTGGGGCTCGGTGCTTCCAAgccattattttttccccttccattttTGATGTGCACCCATTGGGAATGGGGAACACAGCGCTGGGGCATCCCAAGATCCAGCATCGCCATTCAGCGGGGCAAAATTGGCATTCCTTGTGCAACACGTGCCAACCGAAAAAGCAAAAGGGGCAAAGGATgggtgggggcagagggggtAAAATTACGGTATTTTGACAgtacaatggaaaaaaaaaagacaaaaaaaaacaaaccaaaaacaagcaGCCATCGCTTCCTGGAGAAACCCTTCCTAATGGAGGTTTTGGGGCTGGGGCAATGGATTGACTTTTTTGGCCATGGCGCGCGTGTCCGTGGCGCGGTGCCGCGGGGCCGGCTAGATCTCGTTGTGCTCGCTGAGGTCGCCGGCCATGTCGTACTCACTGGAGCGGGGCGACATGCCCAGGTACTGCTTCAGGAACTCGCTAAACCTCTTCTGGTTGTTCCACTTCCGCGCCGACTTGCGCACCCCGATGAAGCCCCCGTATCTCTTCTGCACCCCACGGGCCGCCGGCCACGAGCCGCGTGTCCCCCGTGGGAAGCCACCGCCAAGCCGCCGGGAAATGTCCTCGTCCTGCGATGGGAAAGCGCCCGGCGCCATCCCAGCACCTCCGTCTTCGGCGTCCCGGCGCCGCAGCAGCTCGCTTACCTGCAGCGGGCTCGCCACCGCCTCGGCTGGCTCCATGGCACCGAGGACGCCGGCACCGGTGGCACCCAGACGTGGTGCAGATCGGATGCTGGTGGCACACATCTCCCAGGTGGCCCGCGGCACGGCTTCGCCTTCGCACTCCAGGATGCAGACCTGTGCAGGAAGATGGAGGATGGCTTTCAGATCATAGAATCCCGGAGTGgttcgggttggaagggactttgaGGTCCCACCCGTTCCCAACCTCTGCCATAGGGACTCCTGCCATAGAAAAGGTACCCAAAACCcagtccagcctggcctcggGTGCTGCCAGGGATGGAGCGCccacagcctgttccagtgcctcaccaccctcatcgTGAAGAATTTATTCCTGGTACCTCATCTAAACCTTTACTCTTTCAGTTTAATCTATCACCCCTTGGATCGTTGGGCTTCTCTCCACTTCTAGCCCAACCAACATGCTGGAAGTCACCATAGAAAGGCATTGGGAGCACATCAGTTCTTACCAGTCACCATTTGGTCCCAAATTCAGGGTTTCAACCATCCCCAGGCTCCCAGAAGTGATGGAGATGCTGGGGAACTGCATCTGAACCTACATCGCCCCTCACACTCCTTCCCCACTGCCATCCACACTCCTCTCCCACCAGcccctgctgggtgctgcagggttCTTCAGCCAGCCATGAGCCCCAAAATCCCCGAGTGTGCCATGGGATGGTGGAtgtgggaagggacctctggagacctTTTCCAGCATGGGCACCCCAGACAGGTTGGAGCTGGGttatctccaaggatggagaccaCAATCACTCAGCATGTGGCCATCCTCACAGCAAAACCGCGTTCCCTCCTGTTCTGGTTTCCTGTACTCTCACTCCAGTCCATTTCAGTCCCTGTAGTGATGATAAGAGGTctcatcagtgctgagctgTCATAGGATGGAAGTCCTATGGCGAGAAGCCAGTCGTCTCGCTGCAGACAGTGATCAGGTTGGttaagcatgatttccccttcGTAAATCCACACTGGCTGCTCCCAATGACCTTCTTGTCCTTTGTGTGTTTGGAAAAGCTCTCCAAGATGACGTTCTCTGCCATCTGCCCAGAATTGCTGTGAGGCTGACCAGCCCCTGGCTTCCCAGATGTTAAGAGTGAGTTTGCCCTTCCCCCAGTCCCTAGGGTCACCACATCCCTTCAAAGGCCACCAAAAGTGACCTGACCATGTCATTGTCTTTCCTCAGCACCCACATCCCATCCCTTTCCAAGAGCCAACTGGGGTAACCACCCAGGGGAAACCATCCAGGAGAAGGTCCTTGGAGAGCCAAACTCAATAAATATCCGAAGAAGCTGGAGACCCCAGGAGGGAatgcttctcttcccttttcctgcaGTGGTTCCAtctcagtgttttcttcatGGTGGGTTCTTCGAATCTCTTGATGCCAACGTGGGGAATCCTATGGCTGAAACATGCCAGTGTACATCTCACAGCTTCCAGAATAGGCCATCTGCAAGGCAAATCATTGGCAGAACCACTCTTTGCCATGGGTTCGTTGACTTCCATGGGTGAGAGATCCTGCAAATCCCAACACGGGATCTGAGAGCTACAGCTCAAGCATCTGACTGTGCAGCAATTCACGATGTCCATGCCTGATGCCAGCCAGGCTCTTcagaccaaaagaaaaaagaattgtcCTCAGATGAGTCAGGTCTTGAAAACCATCAGCAGTCCTATCACCCATTCACAACACAGTCCCACACGCATGCTGGGGTCCTCAGCCATTGCCCCACTGCCTTAATTCATAAGGAAACATCTTCTGATGTGGCCAACTCATGATGTTTGGGGCACCCTTGGAAAACGCTGCCCAATGCTCCTCCACGTTCAATGGAAAAAGAAGCTGGTGAGGCTCCTTCCAAACTTCAGTTGGCATTAGTGGTGCCACCCTGGGTTGGCACCACCCCTCAGTGGCTCTGGGGACCAGGACGTAGGTTGATCATCCACATCTTGAAGACCTGCTTCCTGGATGGTGCAGGCATGCCAGTCAGTGTGGGGGCTCTCCTCTTCCTACCCTGAagtcacagctctgcagccctcgGAAAACCACTTGGACATTTCCATTTGATGCTTTCAAATTTTAGGGCCAAATGTAGGGTGATGTGCCCCAACTCTTGCACccactgggacagcagcagacTGATACTGGGTCGGCTGTGGCATCTCCACCAAATGTCTGATCCCCACTGGTTCTAGGACATTTCCCAGCCCCAGGGGCTTCCCCTATCACAGTAAGCCATGATTTGTCACTGCGGCATTGCTAACGAATAGGCGGTCAATGCTTCCCTTGGGTGGAGGGgaatgggaaggaaagaaacGCTCCTGGCCAGAGTCCGGCCACGGCTCAgtggaggggaaaggaaagcattACAGGCAGGAATGGGCTGATTCATCCCTTTGCAGTGTGAAATTTTCTCCATCACCATGTCTCCCACTGGCTTGGCAGCCCTGCGGATCACTGCCTGCCCCAAATATTACATCTCACCATGCACCTGCAGCCCTAGCAGGGCATGGTGCTGGTCTTGATGGGGCTCACAGGTTTTGGGTGGTCTTTTCTGCTGGTGTCTCTGGCAGGGGCATGCAATGGGGATGCCAGGAGAACATGTTGCAGGTCCCGGACCCTCCCCAGTGATGTCAGCTCCATCCCATAGCCATCAGAGCCTTGTCGCCATCACTCCCAGCATCTCCCCAAGCCAATCTGGGGACAATTTGGTAGACTTTGGTGGCATACAATGACAACCATGGCCACGTGCGTCCATCCCCTTGATGTGCCCAAGGAGAAGGGACAAGGACAGCAGCACCCTCGAGGCTCCTCAccaccccacagctccccatgCCCTACCACCATACTACTCCAAACCCCACAGTGGGTGCAGGGGCACTTACAAGGAGGTCGAAGCCGTCCCGGTAGAAGTGGCGGTCGCAGCGCAGGCAGTCCCCCCGGCAGTCACTCCGTGCCCGGGCaaagaggcagagcagcagcaggtcccagAGCATGGCCCTCATGGTGacaacagcagggctgcagccagagaTAAAACCTGTGAGCCCCAGCACTATTCCTAAATGGGTTGGAGCAGTGCTCAGCCCTCACCATAATGGGAATGagcctccctcctgcccccagcTTCATTTTCCCAGGCTATCTCATGACACGAGTACCAGCAGGGCTTAATTTAGCAGGTGGACGTGGTGAGGTGGCACGTCTCAGGCTGTCCCCAAGCAGGACGTCTGTGTGCCAGCAGTGAGGTTGAGGACACGGGGACAGCAAAGATAGGGTTGCCCTTAGAGGCACCTTGGTCCCTTCATGCAAGCCATGTCCTGGGCAAGGAGATGGGCAAGATGTCTAAAACCTTCTTCAAGCTCCACCAGCAGACCAGAAATCCTCATTTCCTTCTAAAACCGTGATTTCCAGTCTTCTGCCACCATTCTAATGGGTATCCAGGAACCACATGCCCAGCTTAGCCCATCGCAGGCAAAGAAGACCTCGGTGGTGACGGCGGTGGCTTCGTGACCTGTGCTCCATCAGCACATTGGGGCACTCTGGGGGAGATTTGAGGGTGGGTTTGCTTTTGTGGGCAGGGCTCAGGGCTCATGTTTTCCACCAAGGTGGGGGCATCTTGCAGTAGGAGCACTGGGGACTCTGCATGGTGTCACGGTCACCTTCCAGCTCAGTGACACAGAGCCCCGCGGAGCCGCTTGTCATTTGCTGGAGGGAAAGCTGATAAGGAGCCAGAATTAAGGCTTAATCTTCGCCGAGTCTCATTAAAACTGGCTGGTGGCGTGAGTCAGAGGATTGGCAGGATGCTCTCAGGAGAGGacaaacccccccaaaaaccaCTGCAAAACTCCAatatccccactgtgcccccgAAGGAGGTGTCCCAGTGTCCCTGGGAGGGCTGGAGTGCAGAGCCTGGGGGAATTACTGGATGGCTAACTGGAAGACGCTATGGGGCAGGCAGGATGCGAGCCTCAGGATGAGGGGTGTGCACCACGTATTGATGCCCCCTGAAAATGCAGTCAGCCCATCCGAAGCAGGGCATCTGCCTGGTAttggggggatggagggatgcaGCATCCTCCAAAACATCACCgtgagccccacagccctggggtATGCCGGTATCGGGTTGAATTATCCTCACTAATAACAGCGTTGGGGTAAAAAGGAGGGATTTGGGTGGAAATGCAGCCTGTGGTTCAGATAGCGGCAGGGTCTGGCTCTGACATCAATAAccagggaggagaggaggaggaggaggacgggcagcaggtgctgctgcgATGCGCTTTCATTCATTCGATTTGGGTtgattgggttttttttttcctgcagagagTGAGCTTTGGGCTGAAATCAGCCGAAACGGGGCAGCTCAGGGATGCTGAATCCTGCGTTCCCTGGGAATGTTCTCATTAGGGTTAGGGTCTGTCCCACCACGTGGGGAACAAGCACTGtgcccagagctcagccagcCCCAAATGATTGCTCTGTTTCCTCCTAAATCCCGCTCTCCCAACCGAATGCAAGGCCCGATCCggagggcacagagctgcttccagCACCAAACCCCACTATTATCCAACAGTGTCCCCCACTGGCACTGGTAAAACACTTCCCCTCCCGCTCTCCTCCAGCATTAAAATAATGCGAAGTTGCCaccaacaaaaggaaaagccGAAGGGGAAGGCAATGCTGCCAACGTGCCCCAAATCTTTGTGCCGGTGGCTTGGGGGGGAATGGAAGCGGCCCCCCCTGATTCCCTGGTGCTCGGCGGAAAAACAAGCGCTTCCTTTTGTTGAGTCCCTCCATCAGGTAATTGGCCATAATTGGCCAAAATTACAGACTGCGGCGAGATGATCAACACAGATGGGGCAGCGACGGAGCGATTTAGAGGTAAAAGCTTTGGGCAGAGGGCTGCTCCCCGCGTCCGTCCCCATTCATTCCCGCTTTCTGTTGGGGACggcaagaataaaaaaaaagcaaaaacaaaaacccaaccatTTTCCTCCCTTTTGTGCTTTGTCAGAGGGGGGAGCGATGCCTCCTGCTCCGGGCACCTCCCGGCGCATCCCGCGGTGCTGAAGTTGTGAAGTTCCCTACCCCTTTTGTCCTGGATATCACCCCCCcgaaaaaaagagaaaaacaccaaaaaggGGTAGGTCGGGGTTTGGCAACCCTGTGGTTTCTCCCTTCAGGCCATCGGCGCAGGGATGGAGGCACACAGCCGGGTGCTTTGTGTCAGATCAAACCCCAAACCCTTCGCGTCTCACCTGCCACCCCGCTGCCCCGCCGCGCGTCGGGCTCCTGTTGCATTCCTTGGTCAGTTTGGGTCCAAAAAAGGATATTTAGGGGAAGGTGAAACTTTTTTGCAGGTGCTCGCCCAGACAAGCATCgtgcattttgctttgtggGGAGATA
This region includes:
- the PNOC gene encoding prepronociceptin isoform X1, whose product is MRAMLWDLLLLCLFARARSDCRGDCLRCDRHFYRDGFDLLVCILECEGEAVPRATWEMCATSIRSAPRLGATGAGVLGAMEPAEAVASPLQVSELLRRRDAEDGGAGMAPGAFPSQDEDISRRLGGGFPRGTRGSWPAARGVQKRYGGFIGVRKSARKWNNQKRFSEFLKQYLGMSPRSTFRHRVPAPSARHRQN
- the PNOC gene encoding prepronociceptin precursor (The RefSeq protein has 2 substitutions compared to this genomic sequence), which codes for MRAVLWDLLLLCLFARARSDCRGDCLRCDRHFYRDGFDLLVCILECEGEAVPRATWEMCATSIRSAPRLGATGAGVLGAMEPAEAVASPLQVSELLRRRDAEDGGAGMAPGAFPSQDEGISRRLGGGFPRGTRGSWPAARGVQKRYGGFIGVRKSARKWNNQKRFSEFLKQYLGMSPRSSEYDMAGDLSEHNEI
- the PNOC gene encoding prepronociceptin isoform X2, with the protein product MRAMLWDLLLLCLFARARSDCRGDCLRCDRHFYRDGFDLLVCILECEGEAVPRATWEMCATSIRSAPRLGATGAGVLGAMEPAEAVASPLQVSELLRRRDAEDGGAGMAPGAFPSQDEDISRRLGGGFPRGTRGSWPAARGVQKRYGGFIGVRKSARKWNNQKRFSEFLKQYLGMSPRSSEYDMAGDLSEHNEI